One Micromonas commoda chromosome 7, complete sequence genomic window carries:
- a CDS encoding predicted protein: MGTQARGGEAGPSVSTLAEARTALRRGANLLKLCRNAKPHVAYFQLSKDETKLEWVGKGARVKAVRMGLVLQVIAGRETPAFKSSKQPSPPDQCLSLMYREGVGKKPRSLDLVCEDAGQARMWRLGLDAVRERGGAGVTAEAFSSDDEDVVPASSPVRDAKLDEMAADFGVAMKVNSAASKFMKLKSPRGGAEQGDVGRGRRSLRSSAISDPRELFLWGRMPSEFEPPPIDVGDPDAAAGVGPAVGGWREWSVPARAPGADGLDVVAVALGARHAVAVVRHQGVYTWGDGAGGRLGRGVDQRGRGRPSKLSVVSGGEVSDRGAGFERIREVSCGGQYTVAVNYGDGAAYAWGDASGGCHGALGMASPSKGIVAGVSLPTKVSVGFPVGTRVSRVSCGAFHAAAVTAAGDLFCWGEGAFHALGHDGDKSTCQHPRRVRGLWDAGRRVSNVSCGVYHTAAVAIDRTTTGCAGRGELWTWGDADGGKLGHGAEAAKEKAVVAPRRVSGLDENADVTTVSCGQWHTLAACADGVVWVCGSVGKVAPAEPALTPERVPGIPGGAEAIASGEWHAVAIGRGGEKMFSWGRGRRGALGHAGGRDEHAPRAVEALAGRRVHHVACGPESTAAVVSSRSMTVQERAGLTKKKDLALNFGTQPSRGAIEKGLRLTDSGVEADSAPGTPSRGGSRRGPSGGGGAHHHALARVQPGRITAATADGATTAPGNIVGAGRVSHAEPTGNLNDLATRRARAEALSATRERDLLRLEVKALAAKLSRAKAPPQGSEVRSPGRAPVGRSTPAAASRRPASPRPLTPPAARSVPGGLTLERDRALAARETAEAAAALAAEEAANAVAELEAKAAVLEEKVVLAEFELETLRSQVASQTVQSPPPPTRTPLSPVRTRSPTLAAEARAASKGGAQSFLKATAERIDVPSKVSNENAGARARSSAPPALGTRPTSHAVEFRAEKEEPSGDVAYAHQAATPAPSVVVVPTRTPDSAAAATREWVEEVEPGVFLTIATHGSSAAHVLRRVRFSKSKFSDGNAQAWWEQHRARIIRARGLKLVRPARSSS, encoded by the exons ATGGGCACgcaagcgcgaggcggcgaggccggaCCCTCCGTGTCGACCTTAGCGGAG GCGCGCACGGCGCTGCGCAGGGGCGCCAACCTCCTCAAGCTCTGCCGCAACGCGAAGCCCCACGTCGCCTACTTCCAGCTGTCCAAGGATGAGACAAAGCTGGAGTGGGTCGGcaagggcgcgagggtgaaaGCCGTGCGAATGGGACTAGTCCTGCAGGTcatcgcggggcgcgagacCCCGGCGTTCAAATCGAGCAAGCAGCCGAGTCCCCCCGACCAGTGCCTCTCCCTGATGTACCGGGAGGGCGTCGGGAAGAAGCCGAGGAGTCTCGACCTGGTGTGCGAAGACGCCGGCCAGGCGCGGATGTGGCGGCtgggcctcgacgccgtccgcgagcggggcggcgccggcgtcacGGCCGAGGCGTTCagcagcgacgacgaagatgtcgtacccgcgtcgtcgccggtgcgcGACGCCAAACTCGacgagatggcggcggacTTCGGGGTCGCGATGAAGGTCAACTCGGCGGCTTCCAAATTCATGAAACTTAAAtccccgcgcgggggagccgagcagggcgacgtcggccgcggccgccgatCGCTTCGATCCTCCGCGATatccgacccgcgcgagctctTCCTCTGGGGCCGGATGCCCTCCGAGTTTGAGCCCCCGCCGATCGACGTGGGCGACccggatgccgccgcgggcgtcggtcCCGCCGTGGGCGGTTGGCGCGAGTGGAGCgtccccgctcgcgcgcccggcgccgacggcctcGACGTGGTCGCCGTGGCGCTGGGCGCGcggcacgccgtcgcggtggtgcgTCACCAGGGCGTGTACAcgtggggcgacggcgcggggggacgGTTGGGGCGCGGGGTGGACCAGAGGGGCAGGGGCCGGCCGTCAAAGCTCTCCGTCGTATCGGGCGGGGAGGTTtcggaccgcggcgccggctttGAGCGGATCCGCGAGGTTTCGTGCGGGGGTCAGTacaccgtcgccgtgaactacggcgacggggcggcgtacgcgtggggcgacgcgtccggcggaTGCCACGGCGCGCTGgggatggcgtcgccgtccaagGGTATCGTCGCCGGGGTGAGTTTGCCGACGAAGGTTTCCGTCGGTTTTCCCGTCGGGACGCGAGTGTCGCGAGTTTCGTGCGGAGCTTttcacgccgcggcggtgaccgccgcgggtgaccTCTTCTGctggggcgagggcgccttCCACGCGCTGGGGCACGACGGGGACAAGTCCACGTGCCAACACCCGAGGCGGGTGCGCGGGCTGTGGGACGCCGGCCGGAGGGTATCGAACGTGTCCTGCGGGGTGTATCACACGGCTGCCGTCGCGATTGACCGAACGACGACCGGGTGCGCCGGGAGAGGGGAGCTCTGGACgtggggcgacgccgacggcggcaagCTCGGGCACGgtgccgaggcggcgaaagAAAAAGCCGTGGTggctccgcgacgcgtgaGTGGGTTGGACGAAAACGCCGACGTTACCACCGTTTCTTGCGGGCAGTGGCacacgctcgccgcgtgtGCAGACGGCGTCGTGTGGGTCTGCGGCAGCGTCGGTAAGGTTGCCCCCGCCGAACCGGCGCTCACCCCCGAGCGCGTTCCGGGTATACCGGgaggcgcggaggcgatcgcgagcggcgagtgGCACGCCGTGGCCATCGGGAGGGGCGGCGAGAAGATGTTCTCGTGGGGCCGTGGCAGGCGGGGCGCGTTGGGTCACGCGGGGGgtcgcgacgagcacgcgcCTCGAGCGGTCGAGGCTttggcggggcgacgcgtgcaCCACGTGGCGTGCGGGCCggagagcaccgcggcggtggtgtcgTCCAGGTCGATGACGGtccaggagcgcgcgggtctgaccaagaagaaggacctGGCGTTGAATTTCGGGACGCAACCTTCGCGAGGGGCGATAGAAAAGGGGCTTCGGCTGACGGACTCGGGAGTCGAGGCGGACTCCGCGCCGggaacgccgtcgcgcggcgggtcccgccgcggaccgagcggcggcggcggcgcgcatcaTCACGCCCTCGCGAGGGTTCAGCCCGGTCGgatcacggcggcgacggcggatggGGCGACGACAGCTCCGGGAaacatcgtcggcgccgggagaGTGAGTCACGCGGAGCCGACTGGAAACCTGAACGATctcgcgacgaggcgagcgagGGCGGAGGCTCTCAGCGCCACGCGCGAGAGGGACCTGCTCCGGCTCGAGGTGaaggccctcgcggcgaagctctcgcgggcgaaggcgccgccgcagggGAGCGAGGTGCGGTCGCCGGGGAGGGCGCCGGTCGGGaggtcgacgcccgccgccgcgtcgcgacggccggcgtcgcctcgacCCCTAACCCCCCCGGCCGCCCGctccgtccccggcggcctgacgctcgaacgcgaccgcgcgctcgccgctcgggagacggcggaagctgcggcggcgctcgcggcggaggaggctgccaacgccgtcgccgagctcgaggcaaaggcggcggtgctcgaggaGAAGGTTGTCCTCGCAGAGTTTGAGCTCGAGACGCTGCGCTCGCAGGTGGCGTCGCAAACCGtccaatcgccgccgccgccgacccggaCCCCGCTCTCCCCCGTGCGAACAAGGTCCCCCAcgctcgcggccgaggcTCGAGCCGCGTCGAAAGGAGGAGCGCAATCGTTCTTGAAAGCAACCGCCGAAAGGATCGACGTCCCTTCAAAGGTTTCAAACGAAAACGCGGGAGCGAGGGCtcgatcgtcggcgccccccgcgctggGGACTCGTCCAACCTCGCATGCGGTGGAGTTTCGCGCGGAAAAGGAGGAAccgagcggcgacgtcgcgtacGCTCAtcaggcggcgacgcccgcgccgagcgtcgtcgtcgttccgacgcggacgcccgactctgcggcggcggcgacaaggGAGTGGGTGGAGGAGGTTGAGCCCGGGGTGTTTTTGACGATTGCgacgcacgggtcgagcgcggcgcacgtgcTGCGGCGCGTGCGGTTCAGCAAGAGCAAGTTCAGCGACGGGAACGCGCAGGCGTGGTGGGAGCAACACAGGGCGCGGATAATACGCGCGAGGGGGCTCAAGCTCGTCAGACCCGCGCGGTCATCGTCTTGA
- a CDS encoding ATP-binding cassette superfamily (White pigment protein homolog (ABCG)): MDGDELEAGAPPDPPPAPPEDVLGWHNLRYVIHRGDRRRERTILSGTSGIARPGRLLGVLGPSGSGKTSLMTVLAGKLRPAADGRRKGRGRRHATDGLVGDVTFGGEPFHEGPHPASERVPLSYIEQDPRFFSNLTVRETLTLDANLHGGDASDVDDVVRRLGLAACADTLVGGDTGGKEVRGISGGERRRLAIACETLSLRCSSRVAAPEKADATIGGAGARKAAGGVILADEPTTGLDAHAADKIVEKLAETAREERAVVVAVLHQPRSAIFQKLDDLLLLAAGGRVAYCGPASGALAHFEKIDPSYHCPTHHNPAEFLIDLVAINCDGGEGAEAADVARVDAICHAWASTGECAAHESVPIGVRSNGGGDSPGGDSPGGDSPGGDSPGAGTVAAGGSLPRQQPGPLRQFALLAGRAWRQTRREAWVRVTQLVASAALAAAFGVCNFKVGYGPKSVKQRAAVLMQACINTSMLAICRSLNGFPRERATVSREMRRKRGGYTAGPYFFSKLLVETPVDMIAPVVFGAVVGPMVGLRREGRGWFLATLALQTAASSTLGTSVGALSPSAEMALAIGPCVMVLCIMLGDETGAFAEVPDGLAPLANASLIKWGFRGCLCSEFEGLKFDPLGDDRAKKDAAKTAAKTAAKTAKAAIVARAKKKMDGPCPRTGEDVLEDMGLPLRGGAARAAKAQCVVALANAALTYLVLRFRGA; the protein is encoded by the coding sequence atggaCGGGGACGAGTTGGAAGCGGGGGCTCCTCCCGatccgcctcccgcgcctccggaGGATGTCCTCGGGTGGCACAACTTGCGCTACGTGatccatcgcggcgatcggcgcaGGGAGCGGACGATCCTGAGCGGCACCAGCGGCatcgcgcgcccggggaggctcctcggcgtcctcggtcCTTCGGGATCGGGCAAGACCAGTCTGATgaccgtcctcgccggcaaGCTCaggcccgccgccgatggacgacgaAAGGGCCGCGGGCGAAGGCACGCCACGGAcggtctcgtcggcgacgtcacctTCGGCGGAGAACCTTTCCACGAGGGCCCTCACCCCGCCAGCGAGCGCGTCCCCCTCAGCTACATCGAACAAGATCCGAGATTCTTCAGTAACCTCACCGTGCGGGAGACGCTgacgctcgacgcgaacctgcacggcggcgacgcgtccgacgtcgacgacgtcgtccgcaGGTTGGgtctcgccgcgtgcgccgatACCCTCGTGGGCGGCGACACCGGCGGCAAGGAGGTTCGGGGGATatccggcggcgagcgcagAAGGCTGGCCATCGCGTGCGAGACGCTCAGCCTGCGTTGCTCCTcccgggtcgccgcgcccgaaaaggcggacgcgacgatcggcggggcgggggcgagaaaggcggcgggcggggtcaTCTTAGCGGACGAACCGACGACGGGCttggacgcgcacgccgcggataAGATCGTGGAGAAgctggcggagacggcgagggaggaacgcgccgtcgtcgttgcgGTGCTGCACCAGCCGAGATCGGCGATTTTCCAAAAGCTCGACGACCTCCtgctgctcgccgccggcggcaggGTCGCCTACTGCGGCccggcgtccggcgcgctcgcacACTTCGAGAAGATCGACCCGAGTTACCACTGCCCGACGCACCACAACCCGGCGGAGTTTCTCATCGACCTTGTCGCGATTAactgcgacggcggcgagggcgcagaggcggcggacgtggcgcgggtcgacgcgatATGTCACGCGTGGGCCTCCACGGGCGAATGCGCGGCGCACGAATCGGTCCCTATTGGGGTACGttcgaacggcggcggcgactcaccgggcggtgactcaccgggcggtgactcaccgggcggtgactcaccgggtgcggggacggtggcggcggggggttcCCTACCGCGACAACAGCCGGGGCCGCTTCGTCAGTTTGCGCTTCtcgcgggtcgcgcgtggCGGCAGACCAGACGGGAGGCTTGGGTGCGTGTGACGCAgctcgtcgcctccgcggcgctcgcggcggcgttcggggTGTGCAACTTCAAGGTTGGGTACGGTCCCAAGAGCGTCaagcagcgcgccgcggtgttgATGCAGGCGTGCATCAACACCAGCATGCTCGCGATATGCCGGTCCCTCAACGGCTTCCCGCGGGAGAGGGCCACGGTGTCGAGGGAGATGCGGCGCAAGCGCGGCGGGTACACCGCGGGTCCTTACTTCTTCAGCAAGCTCCTCGTGGAGACCCCGGTGGACATGATCGCGCCCGTGGTgttcggcgccgtcgtcggaccgATGGTGGGTTTGAGAAGGGAAGGCCGGGGGTGGTTTCTCGCCACGCTGGCGCTGCAaaccgcggcgagttccACGCTGGGCACGAGCGTGGGCGCGTTGAGCCCcagcgcggagatggcgctCGCGATAGGTCCGTGCGTCATGGTCCTGTGCATcatgctcggcgacgagactGGGGCGTTCGCCGAGGTCCCCGACGGCCTCGCCCcgctcgccaacgcgtcgcTGATCAAGTGGGGCTTCCGCGGGTGCCTCTGCTCGGAGTTTGAGGGGCTGAAGTTCGACCCGCTCGGGGACGACAGGGCGAAGAAagacgcggcgaagacggcggcgaagacggcggcgaagacggcgaaggctgccatcgtcgcgcgggcgaagaagaagatggACGGGCCGTGTCCCAGgacgggcgaggacgtgctGGAGGATATGGGCCTGCCGTtgaggggcggggcggcgagggcggccaAAGCGCAGTgcgtcgtggcgctcgcgaacgccgcgctgaCCTACCTCGTGCTTCGCTTCAGGGGCGCGTGA
- a CDS encoding predicted protein yields MRRRPAALALASTLAATWIAYALVTSVRFSSGLARPDPECSSAQEVSICSHQLKGMSSLPLNTDGTDEATPPRDGSLAGMTAMWHEGITCFDVDGVLTSDGVMLATHPKRFADATGGARPAEMTLARARDAGADEAGFPTLDDVIAHFASLVEATAPDARPYWWRGDDSFAKITSVSPRRRGRRPAAPPLTGPVLCLDLKGDALAPAHAVRLVALADDLNLRGRVLVYVYDGGKDDAVLAALATKRPSVAVGLGRRDENPAHRSVPALSRVSTGGTNEHDEASGGGIVRAIVPSVGFDARWYEAAVQTGLHVVSWVVDDEATLGAQLALGVSGVITNEPGRMLRALHDTRIRCEQKKYW; encoded by the coding sequence ATGAGGAGGAGACCCGCGGCCTTGGCGCTCGCctcgaccctcgcggcgacgtggatcGCGTACGCGCTCGTCACCTCGGTTCGGTTTTCTTCCGGCCTCGCGCGTCCGGACCCGGAGTGTAGCTCGGCGCAGGAGGTATCGATCTGCTCGCATCAGCTCAAAGGGATGTCGAGCCTCCCACTGAACAccgacggcaccgacgaagcgacgcccccgagggaCGGGTCCCTCGCCGGGATGACCGCCATGTGGCACGAGGGCATCACGTGCTTCGACGTGGATGGCGTCCTGAcctccgacggcgtcatgctcgcgacgcacccgaaacgtttcgccgacgccacgggAGGCGCCCGCCCGGCGGAGATGACGCTCGCGCGAGCCAGAGACgctggcgccgacgaggcggggTTCCcgaccctcgacgacgtcatcgcgcacTTCGCGTCCCTCGTCGAGGCCACCGCACCGGACGCGCGGCCCTACTGgtggcggggcgacgactcCTTCGCGAAGATCACGAGCGTCAgcccacgccgtcgcggacgtcgccccgccgcgccgccgctgacggGTCCCGTGCTGTGCCTGGACCTCAagggcgacgccctcgcgccggcgcacgCCGTACGGCTCGTTGCACTCGCGGATGACTTGAACTTGCGCGGCAGGGTCCTCGTGTACGTGTACGACGGCGGaaaggacgacgcggtgttGGCAGCGTTGGCAACGAAGCGTCCGAGCGTGGCGGTGGGCCTCGGGCGGAGGGACGAGAACCCCGCGCACCGCTCCGTGCCCGCCCTGTCTCGCGTCTCAACGGGGGGAACGAACGAGCACGACGAAGCATCTGGAGGGGGCATCGTGCGGGCGATCGTGCCGAGCGtcgggttcgacgcgaggTGGTACGAAGCGGCGGTACAAACGGGGCTTCACGTGGTGAGCTgggtggtggacgacgaggcgacgcttGGCGCGCAACTGGCCCTCGGCGTCAGCGGTGTCATCACGAACGAGCCAGGACGGATGCTCCGCGCCCTGCACGACACCCGAATCCGGTGCGAACAGAAAAAATACTGGTAA
- a CDS encoding predicted protein, with product MGACMSSHGADPDRPRSRAKLREKNTLRGGVSSGEVSILAEASVGNLEIGAEPGHPLEHYDVLDTLGTGGFAVVKRVRDKKTLETFAMKIINVEMLQNPDHGKTDDERAKEIMTIKEVMSEIQTLRKLNHPSILHLKEYYVTEAENHVYVITEVLYGGAVLDAILKMKDERYTEAEAKVVVRQTLEGIDYMHSHLVVHRDLKLENLLLKQQDDLSSVVIADFGLAKRCREKTTSSTTLVKDGEYLPHAKGVDDSAVGTPVYAAPEVVEQKSYGAAVDMWSLGIIVYILVTGAMPRDLWKAALKYGKVTKEDFGFDCYEWDDVSAHARDFVVKTLVYNPKNRMSARDALNHPWMKDVTNVRPAPLRIKSKLRDFAKGMKLPLRRYAPGEFLIKQGERASDEVFLIKSGRVDIIVNDRETGEPVKVATREVGEFVGEIAAATALLEKSPSGKGKGPEDAAAAGPRKSISEPDKEFLEGGRAKSTFAGAISARIAGKKWVGQRRTADVVAATKVECLVLGKKEMQWAITHDEAIKSELEKDIRRRRMQTQMTLSKSIKHRDVVPEVN from the exons atgggcgcgtgCATGAGCAGCCACGGGGCCGACCCCGACCGCCCCAGGTCGCGGGCCAAGCTCCGGGAAAAGAACACCCTGCGGGGCGGGGTCAGCAGCGGCGAGGTTTCCATCCTGGCGGAGGCCTCCGTCGGTAACCTGGAAATCGGCGCGGAGCCCGGGCACCCGCTCGAGCACTACGACGTGCTTGACACCCTCGGCACGGGCGGTTTCGCGGTGGTCAAGCGCGTGCGGGATAAGAAGACCCTGGAGACGTTCGCGATGAAGATCATCAACGTCGAGATGCTGCAGAAC CCCGACCATGGCAagaccgacgacgagcgcgcgaaggagATCATGACAATCAAGGAGGTCATGTCCGAGATCCAGACCCTCCGCAAGCTCAACCACCCGTCCATCCTCCACCTCAAGGAGTACTACGTGACAGAGGCTGAGAACCACGTGTACGTCATCACCGAGGTTTTGTACGGAGGAGCGGTGCTGGACGCCATCCTGAAGATGAAGGACGAGCGATacaccgaggcggaggccaaggTTGTGGTCCGGCAGACGCTCGAGGGCATCGACTACATGCACTCGCACCttgtcgtccaccgcgactTGAAGCTCGAGAATCTTCTGCTGAAGCAGCAGGACGACTTGTCGTCCGTGGTCATCGCGGACTTTGGCCTGGCGAAGCGGTGCAGGGAGAAGACCACGAGTAGCACCACGTTGGTCAAGGACGGCGAGTACCTCCCGCACGCCAAGGGCGTGGACGACTCCGCGGTGGGCACGCCCGTgtacgcggcgcccgaggttGTCGAGCAAAAATCTTACGGAGCCGCCGTGGACATGTGGTCGCTGGGCATCATCGTCTACATCCTGGTCACCGGCGCCATGCCGCGGGACCTGTGGAAGGCGGCGTTGAAGTACGGCAAGGTGACGAAGGAGGACTTCGGGTTCGACTGCTACGAATGGGACGACGTCTCTGCTCACGCCAGGGATTTCGTGGTGAAGACCTTGGTGTACAACCCGAAGAACCggatgagcgcgagggacgcgctgAACCACCCTTGGATGAAGGACGTGACCAACgtccgcccggcgccgctgcGCATCAAGTCCAAGCTCCGGGACTTCGCCAAGGGCATGAAGCTGCCGCTGAGACGGTACGCTCCGGGTGAGTTTCTGATCAAGCAGGGTGAGCGCGCCAGCGACGAGGTTTTCCTCATAAAGTCGGGGCGGGTCGACATCATCGTCAACGACCGCGAGACTGGCGAACCGGTGAAAGTGGCGACGCGAGAGGTTGGCGAGTTCGTCGgcgagatcgccgccgcgaccgcgctgCTGGAGAAGTCACCGAGCGGGAAAGGAAAGGGGCCGGAggacgcggctgcggcggggCCGAGGAAGTCGATATCCGAGCCCGATAAGGAGTTCCTCGAGGGTGGCCGCGCGAAGAGCacgttcgcgggcgcgatcaGCGCGAGGATCGCAGGGAAGAAGTGGGTGGGTCAACGACggaccgcggacgtcgtggcggcgacgaaggtgGAGTGTCTGGTGCTCGGGAAGAAGGAGATGCAGTGGGCCATCACCCACGACGAGGCAATCAAgtccgagctcgagaaggacatccgccggcggcgcaTGCAGACGCAGATGACGCTCTCGAAGTCGATCAAGCACAGGGACGTCGTCCCGGAGGTCAACTAG
- a CDS encoding predicted protein: MSSPNAVASAAARHRGAVLKAYRDLVDVVRRSSPVAARDAMLEEARTEIRAHAAETDESKRLDLLRKLVARVGYLRIVTPKGGRHKREGGTFVVREGELVEDGGESKGKRVADGKISMQEAHEYHNRLMKRQYFGRKPPPQPPML, encoded by the coding sequence ATGTCGTCTCcgaacgccgtcgcgtccgccgccgcgcgtcaccgcggcgcggtgctcaaggcgtaccgcgacctcgtcgacgtcgtccgccgctcgagccccgtcgcggcgcgcgacgccatgctggaggaggcgcgaaccgagatccgcgcgcacgccgccgagaccgACGAGTCCAAGCGCTTGGACCTGCTGCGCAAGCTGGTGGCCAGGGTCGGGTACCTGCGCATCGTCACGCCCAAGGGCGGGAGGCAcaagcgcgagggcggcacGTTCGTGGTGAGGGAAggggagctcgtcgaggacggggGCGAGAGCAAGGGGAAGAGGGTGGCTGACGGGAAGATCAGCATGCAGGAAGCGCACGAATACCACAACAGGCTCATGAAGCGGCAGTACTTCGGACGAAAGcccccgccgcagcctccgatGCTGTAG
- a CDS encoding predicted protein produces MARGGSNVCGFSLPTVCFVLLTGLAVSVTRGGRWRVGLGESDVVEVEPSPARPSPPSPARPHQGSTPPAPTDPTERGLNVGSHRARCLSGDLSRGDWVACDRAAHAVAGCDPAGGGGGDRAWEFSPPARELCEASKIDRHEFASMLAGETVAVVGDSAARMVYAAILRLAAKDADAWRLDTSQKHRDWTHQLASDGAVATFAWAPFAQNVTSRLRNLFEGDDARGQGRPPIALVMGAALWHELHVDDLGEYGAALAELADALASPNLAGKVMGAGESRRGGAEGAEGALSGALSGAEGGFADESARRRTVAFWLTPSRTVSAKFTDDRKRERMTPENGDAYARVATESPLFERVAPTGRTFVVPVDLGTITASCGAGCTEDGIHYAPASYDAAVQIIANALRAAWT; encoded by the coding sequence ATGGCGCGTGGTGGGAGCAACGTGTGCGGGTTCTCCCTGCCCACGGTTTGCTTCGTCCTCCTCACCGGGCTCGCCGTGTccgtgacgcgcgggggAAGATGGCGCGTCGGCCTGGGGGAGAGCGACGTGGTCGAGGTTgaaccgtcgccggcgcgtccctccccgccgtcgcccgcgcgaccccATCAAGGATcgacgccccccgcccccacCGATCCCACCGAACGGGGCCTGAATGTCGGGTCGCACAGGGCGCGATGCCTGTCGGGGGACCTCAGCAGAGGCGACTGGGTCGCGTgcgatcgcgccgctcacgccgtcgcggggtgcgaccccgcgggaggaggaggcggcgaccgcgcgtggGAGTtctcgcccccggcgcgagAGCTATGCGAGGCGTCGAAGATCGATCGGCACGAGTTCGCGTcgatgctcgcgggcgagaccgtcgccgtcgtgggaGACTCCGCCGCCAGGATGGTCTACGCCGCGATactccgcctcgccgcgaaagacgccgacgcgtggcGCCTGGACACGTCGCAGAAACACAGGGACTGGACGCATCAGCTGGCatccgacggcgccgtggcgacGTTCGCGTGGGCGCCCTTCGCGCAAAACGTGACGTCGCGCCTGCGAAACCTGTTcgagggagacgacgcgcggggacaGGGACGACCGCCTATAGCGCTCGtcatgggcgccgcgctgtgGCACGAGCTGCACGTCGACGATTTAGGGGAGTACggggcggcgctggcggagttagcggatgcgctcgcgtcgccgaatTTGGCGGGTAAGGTgatgggcgccggcgagtcTCGAcgggggggtgccgagggtgccgagggtgccctTTCGGGTGCCCTttcgggtgccgagggtggattcgcggacgagagcgcgcggaggaggaccgTGGCGTTCTGGCTCACGCCGAGCCGCACGGTTTCGGCGAAGTTCACCGACGATCGCAAGCGCGAGAGGATGACGCCGGAaaacggcgacgcgtacgcGAGAGTCGCGACCGAGTCGCCGCTGTTCGAGCGGGTCGCGCCCACGGGCCGAACCTTCGTCGTCCCGGTGGACCTCGGAACCATCACAGCGTCGTGCGGGGCTGGGTGCACCGAGGACGGGATACACTACGCCCCGGCGTCttacgacgcggcggtgcagaTCATCGCCAACGCGCTCAGAGCCGCGTGGACTTGA
- a CDS encoding predicted protein, producing MGLIAWGTELATRWGWVREASREERPRTCVFCEKIGRQRAGVDDGTFVHEDDELVVFRDWRPAARRHYLVCPRAHVASASALRPADAALARRMLELGKECVARDFPDEPDLETRFGYHIPPFNSVDHLHMHAFALPFTPPWKERKYSVEPWARFAFKPAEELAAELEAAAAAGAGGEGQDGADGDNTSRL from the coding sequence ATGGGTCTCATCGCGTGGGGCaccgagctcgcgacgcggtggggcTGGGTCCGCGAGGCAtcgcgcgaggaacgccCGCGCACCTGCGTCTTCTGCGAGAAGATCGGACGACAGCGCGCGGGtgtcgacgacgggacgttcgtgcacgaggacgacgagctggTGGTGTTCCGGGACTggcgaccggcggcgcggaggcacTATCTGGTCTGTCCCAGAgcgcacgtcgcgtccgcgagtgCGCTGcgacccgcggacgccgccctcgcgcgtcgcatgCTCGAGCTTGGAAAGGAGTGCGTGGCGAGAGACTTCCCGGATGAACCCGACCTGGAGACGCGGTTCGGGTACCACATACCGCCGTTCAACAGCGTGGACCACCTGCACATgcacgcgttcgcgctcccgttcacgccgccgtggaaGGAGCGGAAGTACTCCGTGGAGCCGTGGGCGAGGTTCGCATTCAagccggcggaggagctggcggcggagctggaggcggcggcggcggcgggggcggggggtgAGGGGCaagacggcgccgacggggatAATACCTCGCGGCTGTAG